The sequence AAAGATCCCGTTCCTGCCTGTAAATATTCCTGGGAATCCATCAAGAACATCGTCCGTAGAACCCATAAAAAACTAATGCGGAAATTTAGCTAATTCCCTCAGCTTCATCTTGAATGCTTCAAACCCATTTACAATCTGACGAAAATCATCCGAACTGCAGGGCAATGAAAATCTTGGGAGTTCATACCAATTTTGCCCGGCCTGGACATACTCCGGCACAGTAGTGAACGCCATCTGGATTCCGGATTTATCAAGCTGCTCAATATCGAGCCTGTCATAATCGGTAAGTCGTCCTGTCGGATAGGCAAAGACCTCCGGCACATAATTCAGTTCGGCCTCTATTCTCTTTATCGACCCTTCAATCTCCGATCGTTTTTCTTCAATCGTCAAGGCTGAAAGGATTCGATGGGAACAGGTATGGGGAAACACACCATGCCCCGAGTCACGAAGTGCCCTCGCATTGCTCCAGGACATCGGTTTGAATTCCGGCGGGATCTCAGCCGGAAACTCAACGTCCAGGCTCGGATAAAGCTCTACTTTTAACCAGTTGTACAGATGGCTCTGACTTTCCTTCTTTAACCTGCTTCGAAGCTCAAAAACCGTGTCACCAATGCCGTCTTTCAATAGATCAACCAGATAGTTGACGCCGCTTGGCAACCTTATGTCAGCCTTTTTCGGCCCTGCCCTGTGCAGCGCATACGCAACATGGTCGTCCCAAGGCCAGAGGTCGCGGTCCAGGAACCCGGTAATCACGAAGAAATTAAGAACAAAGCCGAATTCCTCAAATACCCGGGCAGCCACATCATGATGATCAAAAAAACCGTCATCGATGGTGAACATGACAGATTTCGAGGGAAGTGGCTTGTCTCGTTCAAGCATCGCCTGAAGATCGGCCATGGAAAGAACCTGATAGCCATGCGTGGCGAGATAGTCCAGATGAGACCGAAGTACATCCGCAGTCATGCCGCCAGGAAGGCGCACTTCTCCAGTATCAGACACTCGGTGGAGCATAAACACCGGTACCCTTCCCGGGCAAAGGGAACGATATAGACCCGATTCACCAACGTAGTTGGCAAACTTCAGAACAACACTCTTGATCATCCTTTCCTAGCCGATGAGTTGCTGATAAAGCCCACGGTATTCCTGAAGCATAGTCGCCAGACCGAATTTTTCGCGGGCAGTGCTCCGCGCCTTGGCGACAATTCCCTGATGGATCTCCGGTGCTTTGAGCCTTTCAATGGCCGCCACGATAGCGGCCGAGTCCCTCACGGGTATCAGAAAGCCGGTTTCACCATCCGCAATGATTTCCTCCGGCCCTCCGCTCCTGGTGGCAATGACCGGAACCCCGGCCATCATCGCCTCGACGGTCGAGATCGAGAATCCTTCGGACACAGAGGGAAGCAAAAAGATATCCGCCTGTCGCAGAACATCAGCTACATCTTCCCTGAATCCAAGCCAATGAATCTTTGGTTTCGGAGAGGCTGTAGATATCTGACTCGTCAGTTTTTCGAACAGAGCCTTTCTTTGATGCCCTACCACCACGAAGTGAGTGTCAGGATCTGACTCAGCCATGCACAACGATGCTTCTACGAGATACTCGTAGCCCTTGGCCGGACGAATGTTACCGACCGACACGACCAGATTAGTTTCCGGCCTCAACCCCAACTCCTGTCTCAAATCGGCTTTGGACGGATTGAGGAACGGTGCAGGGTCAACGCCGTTGTAAATCAGTTTGACCTTATTCGGGGGTAAAGTACTTCGGGTCGCAAGCTCTTCTTCCAGACGTTTCGAAACGCAAACTATTTTTGACGCTCCCAAACCGATGAGAAAGAACTTTGTCCGCAGAAACCGCTCGCCTTCAGATACATCCACCGCACCATGGAAAGTTGCAATCATCGGCTTTCGGCATATGAGGGCCAGCAAAGCACCATAAACGTTGGAACCAAGAAGGTGCGCGTGAATCAAGCCAACCTTCTCGTCAGTCATCAATTGCCTGAGATCCCTGATGTAACCAAGATTAAAGCTGCCCTTCGAATCGATAAAATGAGGTGTGATACCAATGGAACGGACCTTGTCCGCCACCCAACCTTCACCTCGAAGCACAACCACGCTTCGGAATTCGGTTTGACCCAGCTCCCTTAAGAGATTGATGAATACAGTCTCCGCCCCGCCCGGCCCGGTCGTGTCAATCAGGTGAAGGATCGTCTTCGTCGTAGCGGTCAACATCATGGCAAAACCCTGACAATTTTGGGTCCCAAGAGATTGGCGACCCAAACGGGTAATCTTTGCCAGGCCGCAATCAAAAAGCGAAATTTCGGGTTATCGGGATTCAAAGCAGAAAGCTTCTCACCGGCCGGGAGAACATAGTCCCAATAGAGGCCAATGGGTTGGGCGCCCCATTGTTGCTTGAATCGATAGGTTCCGGCATTCTCTGTGCATCGACCGAAATCAAAAACCTCGAACCCCTGTTCAACAGCAAACTCCAGAATCTTCCAGTACATGATCATGTTTATTGAAGTGTGGCTGTGTTTCCTGAGCGTCGACGCCCATGGAATCTCCATCCGGCCCCGGTAGCCAGTCAAAAACGCGCAGCCGGCAGCCCGTCCATCAATGCGCGCCACCACTAACCAGGCGTGTCCTTCCAGGTGCTTAAGAAGATTATGAAAGAAGGTGCGACTGTATACAGGGGTTCCGAGGTCGCGCATATTGACCGAAAACACCCGATAGAACTCGTCCAGAAGTTCACTGCCCCCAATTACCAATTCGCTCAACTCCCTGTCCCCACGCCTGATCTGCGCCCTCAGTTTTGGTTTAAAGCTGTCCCAGAGGACATTGCTTTGATCAGGCAGAGGAAGCCAGAAGGTTACCTTGTC is a genomic window of Marinobacter sp. F4206 containing:
- a CDS encoding polysaccharide deacetylase family protein — protein: MIKSVVLKFANYVGESGLYRSLCPGRVPVFMLHRVSDTGEVRLPGGMTADVLRSHLDYLATHGYQVLSMADLQAMLERDKPLPSKSVMFTIDDGFFDHHDVAARVFEEFGFVLNFFVITGFLDRDLWPWDDHVAYALHRAGPKKADIRLPSGVNYLVDLLKDGIGDTVFELRSRLKKESQSHLYNWLKVELYPSLDVEFPAEIPPEFKPMSWSNARALRDSGHGVFPHTCSHRILSALTIEEKRSEIEGSIKRIEAELNYVPEVFAYPTGRLTDYDRLDIEQLDKSGIQMAFTTVPEYVQAGQNWYELPRFSLPCSSDDFRQIVNGFEAFKMKLRELAKFPH
- a CDS encoding glycosyltransferase family 4 protein, encoding MMLTATTKTILHLIDTTGPGGAETVFINLLRELGQTEFRSVVVLRGEGWVADKVRSIGITPHFIDSKGSFNLGYIRDLRQLMTDEKVGLIHAHLLGSNVYGALLALICRKPMIATFHGAVDVSEGERFLRTKFFLIGLGASKIVCVSKRLEEELATRSTLPPNKVKLIYNGVDPAPFLNPSKADLRQELGLRPETNLVVSVGNIRPAKGYEYLVEASLCMAESDPDTHFVVVGHQRKALFEKLTSQISTASPKPKIHWLGFREDVADVLRQADIFLLPSVSEGFSISTVEAMMAGVPVIATRSGGPEEIIADGETGFLIPVRDSAAIVAAIERLKAPEIHQGIVAKARSTAREKFGLATMLQEYRGLYQQLIG